In a genomic window of Stakelama saccharophila:
- the cysS gene encoding cysteine--tRNA ligase codes for MAQAKARAMTGAPLTLYNSLTRSLETFEPLDPKKGVRVYSCGPTVYNYAHLGNLRAYVFTDTLSRVLTWKGYALTHVINITDVGHLTSDADAGDDKMEAAARKQQQSIWEVAAHYTQAFKDNVAALNIRAPTRWSVATDHIGEMIDFAKRIAPDHCYEIDSGLYFDATTVPDYGRLAGARDDAGEGRIDPVAGKRHAQDFAIWRKSAPGEQRQMEWDSPWGKGAPGWHLECSVMSEKYLGFPFDIHTGGIDHREIHHPNEIAQNQAFCACGTMQPGFTGAHFWMHNNFLVDRTGKMSKSKGGFSTLFALVEAGIHPLAYRLLCLQAHYRSELEFGADHILAALTRLKRLVMAVQTLRDRAELGDAFPAPNEAAIAELDAAISDDLNTPKALTVLEAMLANKKLSVEERLGTLQAFDALLGLTLLELRREDLRLQPLNATLGEHEVRQRVERRRDARAAKDFAASDRLRDELTAAGVDVMDGDPMGWDWQIRLD; via the coding sequence ATGGCACAGGCTAAGGCGCGCGCCATGACCGGCGCGCCCCTTACCCTCTATAACAGCCTCACCCGCAGCCTCGAGACCTTCGAGCCGCTCGACCCCAAAAAGGGCGTGCGCGTCTATTCCTGCGGGCCGACGGTCTACAACTACGCACATCTCGGCAACCTGCGTGCCTATGTCTTCACCGACACGCTGTCGCGCGTGCTGACGTGGAAAGGTTATGCGCTGACCCACGTCATCAACATCACCGATGTCGGCCATCTGACCTCGGACGCCGATGCCGGCGACGACAAGATGGAAGCCGCCGCCAGGAAGCAGCAGCAGAGCATATGGGAGGTTGCCGCCCATTATACACAGGCGTTCAAGGACAATGTCGCCGCGCTCAACATCCGCGCGCCCACCCGCTGGTCGGTCGCGACCGACCATATCGGCGAGATGATCGACTTCGCGAAGCGCATCGCGCCCGACCATTGCTACGAAATCGACAGCGGCCTTTATTTCGACGCGACGACGGTGCCCGATTACGGCCGCCTCGCCGGCGCGCGCGACGATGCGGGCGAAGGCCGGATCGACCCCGTCGCCGGCAAGCGCCACGCGCAGGATTTCGCGATCTGGCGCAAGTCCGCGCCGGGCGAACAGCGGCAGATGGAATGGGACAGCCCCTGGGGCAAGGGGGCGCCCGGCTGGCATCTCGAATGCTCGGTGATGAGCGAGAAATATCTCGGCTTTCCGTTCGACATCCATACCGGCGGCATCGATCACCGCGAGATCCATCATCCCAACGAGATCGCGCAGAACCAGGCATTCTGCGCGTGCGGAACCATGCAGCCCGGCTTCACCGGTGCGCATTTCTGGATGCACAACAATTTCCTGGTCGACCGCACGGGCAAGATGTCGAAGTCGAAGGGCGGCTTTTCGACCCTGTTTGCACTGGTCGAGGCAGGCATCCATCCTCTCGCCTATCGGCTGCTCTGCCTTCAGGCGCACTATCGCAGCGAACTGGAATTCGGCGCCGATCACATCCTTGCCGCGCTGACCCGCCTGAAGCGGCTGGTGATGGCGGTGCAGACCCTGCGCGATCGTGCCGAACTGGGCGACGCGTTCCCCGCGCCGAACGAGGCCGCGATCGCCGAACTCGATGCCGCGATTTCGGACGATCTCAACACGCCGAAGGCGCTGACGGTGCTTGAAGCGATGCTGGCGAACAAGAAACTGTCGGTCGAGGAACGCCTCGGCACGCTGCAGGCCTTCGACGCCCTTCTCGGCCTCACGCTGCTCGAACTCCGGCGCGAGGACCTCCGCCTCCAGCCGCTGAATGCCACGCTTGGCGAACACGAGGTTCGGCAGCGTGTCGAACGCCGCCGGGACGCGCGCGCCGCAAAGGATTTCGCCGCCTCCGACCGCCTGCGCGACGAACTCACCGCCGCCGGAGTCGACGTAATGGATGGCGATCCGATGGGCTGGGACTGGCAGATCCGGCTGGACTGA
- the dnaA gene encoding chromosomal replication initiator protein DnaA — protein MIGAGQQEDEVAKVRAWERVRKNLRASAGQRLFEQWLKPITLIADDDEADVVRLGLPSAFMTNWVRNHYGERLAFEFRSLLPEIRRVSIETLRDTEARVLKAPDGAAKANPGSDPVAASPAMPSAAGERYRFDPRLTFDRFVTGESNQVAANAARALAEPGAPRFSPLYLHSATGQGKTHLMHAIGHAFLATRPDATAIYMPAERFMFEFVQALRSRDTFTFKARLRSVDLLMIDDLQFIAGKDSTQEECLHTVNEFMSAGKRLVIAADREPRALDGVDGRLVGRLASGLVADIRQPDRELRREILERKLRGVDGASVPDEVLDLIASRVTTSVRELEGALNRIVAYAQLIGETITMDFAIQTLGEVLRGSQRRVTIDEIQRAVSAHFEVGQIDLVSARRAVSIARPRQIAMYLAKRLTTRSLPEIGRKFGNRDHSTVIHAVRRIEDLRGKDVEIDGAVRCLMRELQG, from the coding sequence GTGATCGGTGCAGGGCAGCAGGAGGACGAAGTCGCCAAGGTCCGGGCATGGGAGCGCGTGCGCAAGAACCTGCGTGCATCCGCCGGACAGCGGTTGTTCGAACAGTGGCTGAAGCCCATCACCCTGATCGCGGATGACGATGAGGCCGATGTCGTCCGGCTTGGCCTGCCGTCCGCCTTCATGACCAACTGGGTGCGGAATCATTACGGCGAGCGGCTGGCATTCGAATTCCGCTCCTTGCTGCCCGAAATACGACGCGTTTCGATCGAAACGCTGCGCGACACCGAGGCGCGCGTCCTGAAGGCGCCGGACGGAGCGGCGAAGGCGAACCCGGGGTCCGATCCTGTGGCGGCCAGCCCGGCGATGCCATCGGCCGCCGGCGAACGCTACCGCTTCGACCCGCGCCTGACCTTCGACCGGTTCGTGACCGGCGAGTCGAACCAGGTCGCCGCGAACGCGGCGCGCGCGCTTGCCGAGCCGGGGGCGCCGCGCTTCAGTCCGCTATACCTGCACAGTGCGACGGGGCAGGGCAAAACGCATCTGATGCACGCCATCGGCCATGCGTTTCTCGCCACCAGGCCGGATGCTACGGCGATCTACATGCCGGCCGAACGCTTCATGTTCGAATTCGTGCAGGCGCTGCGATCGCGCGACACCTTCACCTTCAAGGCCCGGTTGCGCAGCGTCGATCTGTTGATGATCGACGACCTGCAATTCATCGCCGGCAAGGATTCGACCCAGGAGGAATGCCTCCATACGGTCAACGAGTTCATGAGCGCGGGCAAACGCCTCGTCATTGCCGCCGATCGGGAGCCGCGGGCGCTGGACGGTGTGGACGGCCGGCTGGTCGGCCGGCTCGCCTCCGGCCTGGTCGCGGATATCCGACAACCCGATCGTGAGCTGCGCCGCGAAATCCTGGAACGCAAGCTGCGCGGCGTAGACGGTGCGTCCGTGCCGGACGAGGTGCTGGACCTTATCGCATCGCGCGTCACGACAAGCGTGCGCGAGCTGGAAGGCGCGCTCAACCGCATCGTCGCTTATGCGCAGTTGATCGGCGAGACCATCACCATGGATTTCGCCATCCAGACACTGGGCGAGGTCCTTCGCGGATCGCAGCGGCGCGTCACGATCGACGAGATTCAGCGCGCGGTTTCGGCCCATTTCGAGGTCGGTCAGATCGACCTGGTGTCGGCGCGTCGTGCCGTTTCCATCGCGCGGCCGCGCCAGATCGCGATGTATCTGGCCAAGCGCCTGACGACCCGCTCTCTACCCGAGATCGGGCGCAAGTTCGGCAACCGCGATCATTCCACCGTCATCCATGCCGTCCGCCGGATCGAGGATCTGCGCGGCAAGGATGTGGAGATCGACGGCGCGGTGCGCTGCCTGATGCGCGAGCTGCAGGGCTGA
- the rpsT gene encoding 30S ribosomal protein S20 — MANTPQAKKRIRRNERRAAINGSRLSRIRTQVKKVEAALEAGDKDAAKAALQATQPELARGVANGVLHKNTASRKFSRLTKRVAALG; from the coding sequence ATGGCGAACACGCCGCAGGCGAAAAAGCGTATTCGGCGCAATGAGCGTCGCGCAGCGATCAACGGTTCGCGGCTGAGCCGCATCCGTACCCAGGTCAAGAAGGTCGAGGCGGCGCTGGAAGCCGGTGACAAGGACGCGGCGAAGGCGGCGCTCCAGGCGACGCAGCCTGAACTGGCGCGCGGTGTCGCGAACGGCGTGCTGCACAAGAACACTGCTTCGCGCAAATTTTCGCGCCTGACGAAACGGGTTGCCGCACTCGGCTGA
- the mutM gene encoding bifunctional DNA-formamidopyrimidine glycosylase/DNA-(apurinic or apyrimidinic site) lyase yields MPELPEVETTVRGLRPVLEGHRLTRVVVRRRDLRWPIPVDLGQRLTGAGVTGVGRRAKYGLVHTDRGDTVIFHLGMSGRWRLDPGEELKHDHLLLETDAGRRLALNDARRFGSVDIVPTDALPCYPTFAAMGPEPLGEDFTVRHLMRALKGRRASIKAQLLDQRIVAGLGNIYVCEALNLARVAPWREAGSVSRQRLERLVPAVRAVLEAAILAGGSTLRDYARPDGELGYFAKQWRVYGREDAQCPCGGIVRRRVDGGRSTFWCPRCQH; encoded by the coding sequence ATGCCGGAATTACCCGAAGTGGAAACGACCGTCCGAGGCCTGCGGCCCGTGCTGGAGGGGCACCGGCTGACGCGCGTCGTCGTGCGGCGGCGCGACCTGCGGTGGCCGATCCCGGTCGACCTCGGCCAGCGGCTGACCGGGGCGGGTGTTACCGGCGTAGGGCGTCGGGCCAAATACGGGCTCGTCCATACCGATCGCGGCGACACCGTAATCTTCCACCTCGGCATGTCGGGGCGCTGGCGGCTCGATCCGGGCGAGGAACTGAAGCACGACCACCTCCTGCTCGAAACCGATGCCGGTCGGCGGCTCGCGCTCAACGACGCCCGGCGATTCGGATCGGTGGATATCGTCCCGACCGATGCTTTGCCGTGCTATCCCACATTCGCGGCGATGGGGCCGGAGCCGCTCGGGGAAGATTTCACGGTGCGCCACCTGATGCGCGCGCTGAAAGGGCGCAGGGCATCGATCAAGGCGCAATTGCTCGACCAGCGGATCGTTGCCGGCTTGGGCAACATCTATGTATGCGAGGCACTGAACCTGGCGCGGGTCGCGCCTTGGCGGGAGGCGGGCAGTGTGTCGCGGCAGCGGCTCGAACGGCTCGTACCGGCGGTTCGCGCGGTGCTGGAAGCGGCGATCCTGGCGGGCGGATCGACGCTGCGGGACTATGCCCGGCCCGATGGCGAACTCGGCTATTTCGCCAAGCAGTGGCGGGTCTATGGCCGCGAGGACGCGCAGTGCCCGTGCGGCGGTATCGTCCGGCGCCGTGTCGACGGCGGGCGATCCACCTTCTGGTGCCCCAGGTGCCAGCATTGA
- a CDS encoding class I SAM-dependent methyltransferase, translated as MSETVSFGYEEVPPDEKTRRVGGVFTSVAARYDLMNDAMSGGMHRLWKDRFVRRVKPRPGDQILDMAGGTGDIAFRLAEAGAAVTVADINPDMLDVGMARAQKRGIDGLVWTEANAETLSFPDRFFDAYTIAFGIRNVTDIPAALNEAHRVLRRGGRFFCLEFSTTLWPGFAEAYDTYSHRLVPRLGKLLANDEDSYRYLIESIRRFPDMERFKAMIGDAGFVQTRAEPMLGGLVAIHSGWKI; from the coding sequence ATGAGCGAGACGGTTTCCTTCGGCTATGAAGAGGTCCCCCCCGACGAGAAGACCCGCCGGGTCGGCGGGGTCTTCACCAGCGTGGCGGCACGCTACGACCTGATGAACGACGCCATGTCGGGCGGCATGCACCGCCTGTGGAAGGACCGGTTCGTCCGCCGGGTCAAACCGCGCCCGGGCGACCAGATACTCGACATGGCCGGCGGCACCGGCGACATCGCATTCCGTCTGGCGGAAGCGGGCGCCGCCGTGACGGTCGCGGACATCAACCCCGACATGCTGGACGTCGGCATGGCACGGGCGCAGAAACGCGGCATCGACGGCCTGGTCTGGACCGAGGCGAATGCCGAGACGCTGAGCTTTCCCGACCGCTTCTTCGACGCCTATACCATCGCCTTCGGCATTCGGAACGTGACTGATATTCCGGCCGCCCTCAACGAGGCGCACCGCGTGCTGCGCCGCGGCGGCCGCTTTTTCTGTCTGGAATTCTCGACCACCCTGTGGCCCGGATTCGCGGAAGCGTATGATACCTATTCGCACCGCCTGGTGCCCAGGCTCGGCAAGCTGCTTGCGAATGACGAGGACAGCTATCGCTATCTGATCGAATCGATCCGACGCTTTCCCGACATGGAGCGGTTCAAGGCGATGATCGGCGACGCCGGCTTCGTCCAGACCAGAGCCGAACCGATGCTGGGCGGCCTCGTCGCCATTCACAGCGGCTGGAAGATTTGA